A DNA window from Pogona vitticeps strain Pit_001003342236 chromosome 2, PviZW2.1, whole genome shotgun sequence contains the following coding sequences:
- the LOC110091743 gene encoding uncharacterized protein LOC110091743, translating to MVENFAHVVSLASVVREGSSEDELLQECLVIEEGNPQRRKKEGRQKGNEAFSLQETPLEEESGQSNKCHKCLVCKKSFRCQASLNAHWKIHVGRKLVECSEYRKNYLNHSPPGKDLRTHREGKQVRCPENSFSQSTDLIPRKTMQRGEKRFQCFDCGKRFNRNTHLVSHKRIHTGEKPFKCMECGKSFSHKGTLISHERIHTKEKPFKCSKCGKRFGHNPSLVRHMKIHTEEKPFPCSECGKSFSYSTHLTRHMRIHTGEKPFTCLECGKSFTQSANLTSHVRIHTGEKPFTCVECGKCFNQSTHLASHKRIHHEKPCTFPERGKSLSDGNGLSSHQRLHTGEKPFECLECGKSFSHNTTLATHMRIHTGEKPFKCLECGKSFRDRSNFSSHQKIHTGEKPFKCFACGKGFIRSTNLASHMRIHREEKPPASLE from the exons ATGGTGGAGAATTTTGCCCACGTGGTGTCTCTGG CTTCTGTTGTGAGAGAAGGCAGCTCTGAAGACGAACTGCTTCAAGAATGCTTGGTCATTGAGGAGGGGAATCCccagaggagaaaaaaggaaggcAGACAGAAGGGGAACGAAGCCTTTTCTTTACAAGAGACTCCGCTTGAAGAAGAATCTGGTCAAAGCAACAAATGCCATAAGTGTTTGGTGTGCAAGAAAAGCTTCCGTTGTCAAGCCAGTCTAAATGCTCACTGGAAAATCCATGTGGGGCGGAAACTAGTGGAATGCTCAGAATACAGGAAGAATTATTTGAATcattcaccacctggaaaagatTTGAGaacacacagagaaggaaaacaagttaGATGTCCTGAAAACAGCTTTAGTCAGAGCACAGACCTTATCCCCCGTAAGACAATGCAAAGAGGGGAGAAACGGTTTCAGTGCTTTGACTGTGGAAAGAGGTTCAACCGCAATACACACCTTGTCTCCCacaagagaatccacacaggggagaagcccttcaaatgcatggaatgtgggaagagcttcagccatAAAGGGACCCTTATTTCTCATGAGAGAATCCACACGaaggagaaaccctttaaatgctcCAAATGTGGGAAGAGGTTTGGACACAACCCAAGCCTGGTTCGCCATATGAAAATCCACACGGAGGAGAAACCGTTTCCCTGttcagaatgtgggaagagcttcagttacAGCACGCACCTTACCCGCCACATGCGGATCCACACCGGAGAGAAGCCGTTTACAtgtctggaatgtgggaaaagcttcacgCAGAGTGCGAACCTGACCTCCCACGTGAGAatccacaccggagagaaaccatTTACCTGTGTGGAATGCGGAAAATGCTTTAATCAGAGCACACACCTTGCTTCCCACAAGAGAATCCACCATGAGAAACCATGCACATTTCCGGAACGTGGAAAGAGCTTGAGCGATGGAAACGGCCTTAGTTCCCATCAACGactccacacaggggagaagccgtttgaatgcctggaatgtggaaagagcttcagtcacaacaCAACCCTTGCTActcatatgaggatccacacaggagagaagccgtttaaatgcctggagtgcggaaagagcttccGGGATAGAAgcaacttcagttcccatcaaaaGATCCACACCGGCGAGAAACCATTTAAGTGTTTTGCCTGCGGGAAGGGCTTCATTCGGAGCACAAACCTGGCTTCCCACATGAGGATCCACAGAGAGGAGAAGCCGCCTGCGAGTTTGGAATGA